One Thunnus albacares chromosome 12, fThuAlb1.1, whole genome shotgun sequence genomic region harbors:
- the col6a2 gene encoding collagen alpha-2(VI) chain isoform X1, which translates to MLGLEVIVLCLLFGALTHGQTTECGKKNECAIDVYFTIDTSETIALQEPPAGALVKSIKTFTEQFADRLEDADYRGAIQIKWKIGGLHFSQRSEVFSTIGSKTDFINGLRNINYLGKGTYIDCAITNMTHEMLRSPSDPKTLRFAVVITDGHVTGNPCGGIKVAAEKARDEGIRIFVVAASKNVDETGLKEIANSPASVYRREFMAVDLSQGRADIHLETINRIIKTMEHLAYTECYSVSCLETQGPPGPKGHRGQKGAKGDNGDPGLKGERGRPGDPGIEGPIGQPGVKGEPGLKGEKGEIGTQGKKGVSGIPGRNGTDGQKGKIGRIGAPGCKGDPGDRGPDGHPGDVGERGLPGSEGQKGDPGRSGKSGPPGPSGEPGPKGESGSPGSPGLPGEKGTPGTSGRPGARGEIGRRGDYGPKGGQGPDGVKGEKGEMGPEGARGLPGESGNKGTKGDNGMPGPRGPPGAPGELGKNGTRGDPGDAGPRGNPGPLGPKGDPGRPGFSYPGPRGPSGERGEKGNRGPRGSRGDCGQKGEGGDSGTPGEAGDPGSQGEPGLRGPRGEIGRDGDPGPEGDPGLTECDVMNYIRETCGCCDCEKRCGALDIVFVIDSSESVGLTNFTLEKNFVINTINRLGSLAKDPQSETGTRVGVVQYSHSGTFQAIQLNDPKIDSLSAFKDAVKRLEWIAGGTWTPSALKFAYDNLIRDSRRAKANVTVVVITDGRFDPRDDDTLLTYLCSAPNVDVSAIGIGDMFDQIEENESLKSIACQKDGRVLGMRRFADLVAEEFIDKIETVLCPDPIIVCPDLPCKTEPAVASCVQRPVDLVFLLDGSERMGLDNHRRAKEFIENLARRLTLANDQSDDRNARLALLQYGSSSEQRLEFPLTHNLTVISDSLAAVKYMDSSSALGSAIIHAVNNLVFQSGSQLRLARRNAELAFVFITDGITSMEQLDEGVSAMRRAEGIPTVISMGTDTDEEVLQKVSLGDTSAIFRGDDYNMLNNPAFFERFVRWIC; encoded by the exons atgcTGGGGTTAGAGGTCATCGTGCTCTGTCTTCTTTTTGGAGCCCTGACTCATGGACAGACAACAGAGTGTGGCA AGAAGAATGAATGCGCCATAGACGTGTACTTCACCATAGACACATCTGAGACCATTGCCCTGCAGGAGCCACCTGCTGGAGCGTTGGTGAAGAGCATCAAG acCTTCACTGAGCAGTTTGCAGATCGTTTAGAAGATGCTGACTACAGAGGTGCTATACAGATCAAGTGGAAGATCGGTGGACTGCACTTCTCCCAGAGAAGTGAAGTTTTCAGCACCATCGGATCAAAGACTGATTTCATCAAT GGTCTCAGAAATATCAATTACCTGGGTAAGGGCACCTACATCGACTGCGCCATCACCAACATGACCCATGAAATGCTGCGCTCGCCTTCAGACCCCAAGACCCTCCGATTTGCAGTGGTCATCACCGATGGCCACGTCACTGGAAACCCATGCGGGGGTATCAAAGTGGCAGCAGAAAAGGCACGCGACGAGGGCATCCGCATTTTTGTTGTGGCAGCATCCAAGAACGTTGATGAGACGGGGCTGAAGGAGATCGCCAACTCTCCAGCGTCAGTCTACAGGAGGGAATTCATGGCTGTGGATCTGAGCCAGGGCAGAGCCGACATACATCTCGAAACAATTAACCGTATCATCAAGACCATG gAACATCTGGCATATACGGAG tgttacagtgtgtcCTGTCTGGAAACACAAGGGCCTCCCGGTCCAAAAGGTCACAGAGGACAAAAA GGAGCTAAAGGAGACAATGGCGATCCAGGCCTGAAAGGAGAAAGAGGTCGCCCAGGAGACCCTGGTATTGAGGGTCCCATCGGTCAGCCTGGTGTCAAA GGAGAACCGGGTCTTAAAGGCGAGAAG GGAGAGATTGGAACTCAAGGAAAAAAG GGTGTGTCTGGTATCCCAGGACGCAATGGGACAGATGGACAGAAG GGTAAAATTGGACGGATCGGTGCTCCTGGCTGCAAAGGAGACCCAGGCGACAGA GGTCCCGATGGTCACCCTGGAGACGTTGGTGAACGTGGTCTCCCTGGATCTGAGGGACAAAAG GGAGATCCAGGACGCTCTGGAAAATCCGGTCCCCCTGGCCCATCTGGAGAGCCTGGACCAAAG GGAGAGAGTGGAAGTCCTGGATCACCTGGCCTCCCTGGAGAAAAAGGAACCCCA GGAACCTCAGGACGTCCAGGAGCCAGAGGAGAGATA GGGAGAAGAGGAGACTACGGACCAAAGGGTGGTCAAGGGCCAGATGGAGTTAAGGGAGAAAAG gGTGAAATGGGGCCAGAGGGCGCGAGAGGACTTCCAGGTGAATCAGGAAACAAAGGAACAAAG GGAGACAATGGTATGCCAGGCCCCAGAGGACCACCAGGGGCACCAGGAGAGCTTGGGAAAAAT GGTACCAGAGGTGACCCTGGTGATGCTGGGCCAAGAGGAAATCCTGGACCGCTTGGACCAAAG GGAGACCCTGGAAGACCTGGCTTCAGCTACCCTGGACCAAGAGGACCATCG GGTGAAAGAGGCGAGAAGGGCAATCGTGGACCTCGCGGCAGCAGGGGGGACTGTGGTCAAAAGGGTGAAGGTGGAGATTCAGGAACTCCAGGAGAGGCA GGTGACCCAGGGTCTCAGGGTGAACCTGGACTTAGAGGACCGAGAGGAGAGATCGGGCGTGAC GGAGATCCTGGCCCAGAGGGAGATCCCGGCCTCACT GAATGTGATGTCATGAACTACATCAGGGAAACATGTGGCTGCTGTG aCTGTGAGAAACGGTGCGGAGCCCTGGacattgtgtttgtgattgacagctcagAGTCAGTGGGTCTGACCAACTTCACGCTGGAGAAGAACTTTGTCATCAATACCATCAACAGACTGGGATCCCTTGCCAAAGACCCCCAGTCAGAGACAG GCACAAGGGTGGGAGTTGTTCAGTACAGTCACAGTGGAACCTTCCAGGCCATCCAGCTCAACGACCCCAAGATTGATTCACTGTCTGCTTTCaag GACGCAGTGAAGCGCTTGGAGTGGATTGCTGGAGGAACATGGACTCCATCTGCTCTGAAGTTCGCCTACGACAATCTGATCAGGGACAGCCGCAGAGCCAAAGCCAACGTCACTGTGGTGGTCATTACTGACGGACGCTTCGACCCCAGAGATGATGACACGCTGCTCACCTACCTCTGCAG TGCTCCCAATGTTGATGTGAGTGCCATCGGTATTGGAGACATGTTTGACCAGATTGAGGAGAATGAGAGTCTGAAGAGTATTGCCTGCCAGAAGGACGGCAGGGTGTTGGGCATGAGGCGCTTTGCAGACCTGGTGGCCGAGGAGTTCATCGACAAGATTGAGACCGTGCTCTGCCCAG ATCCCATTATTGTGTGCCCTGACCTTCCTTGTAAAACAG agcCCGCTGTGGCCAGCTGTGTTCAGCGGCCAGTGGATCTGGTCTTCCTATTGGATGGTTCTGAGAGGATGGGACTGGACAACCACCGTCGGGCCAAAGAGTTCATAGAGAACTTGGCTCGCCGCCTCACTCTGGCCAATGACCAGTCAGACGACAGGAATGCTCGCTTGGCTTTGCTCCAATACGGCAGCTCATCAGAACAGAGGTTGGAGttccctctcacacacaatCTGACGGTGATCTCTGATTCGCTGGCAGCAGTGAAGTACATGGactcctcctctgctctggGCAGCGCTATCATCCATGCTGTCAACAATCTGGTTTTTCAATCAGGTTCACAg TTACGCTTGGCTCGTCGCAACGCTGAGCTGGCCtttgttttcatcactgatGGCATCACATCCATGGAGCAGCTGGATGAGGGCGTGTCTGCCATGAGGCGAGCAGAGGGCATTCCCACAGTGATTTCCATGGGAACTGACACCGATGAGGAGGTGCTGCAGAAGGTGTCGCTAGGGGACACGTCTGCCATCTTTAGAGGAGATGACTACAACATGCTGAACAATCCCGCATTCTTTGAGCGCTTTGTCCGCTGGATATGCTAG
- the col6a2 gene encoding collagen alpha-2(VI) chain isoform X2, with protein MLGLEVIVLCLLFGALTHGQTTECGKKNECAIDVYFTIDTSETIALQEPPAGALVKSIKTFTEQFADRLEDADYRGAIQIKWKIGGLHFSQRSEVFSTIGSKTDFINGLRNINYLGKGTYIDCAITNMTHEMLRSPSDPKTLRFAVVITDGHVTGNPCGGIKVAAEKARDEGIRIFVVAASKNVDETGLKEIANSPASVYRREFMAVDLSQGRADIHLETINRIIKTMEHLAYTECYSVSCLETQGPPGPKGHRGQKGAKGDNGDPGLKGERGRPGDPGIEGPIGQPGVKGEPGLKGEKGEIGTQGKKGVSGIPGRNGTDGQKGKIGRIGAPGCKGDPGDRGPDGHPGDVGERGLPGSEGQKGDPGRSGKSGPPGPSGEPGPKGESGSPGSPGLPGEKGTPGTSGRPGARGEIGRRGDYGPKGGQGPDGVKGEKGEMGPEGARGLPGESGNKGTKGDNGMPGPRGPPGAPGELGKNGTRGDPGDAGPRGNPGPLGPKGDPGRPGFSYPGPRGPSGERGEKGNRGPRGSRGDCGQKGEGGDSGTPGEAGDPGSQGEPGLRGPRGEIGRDGDPGPEGDPGLTECDVMNYIRETCGCCDCEKRCGALDIVFVIDSSESVGLTNFTLEKNFVINTINRLGSLAKDPQSETGTRVGVVQYSHSGTFQAIQLNDPKIDSLSAFKDAVKRLEWIAGGTWTPSALKFAYDNLIRDSRRAKANVTVVVITDGRFDPRDDDTLLTYLCSAPNVDVSAIGIGDMFDQIEENESLKSIACQKDGRVLGMRRFADLVAEEFIDKIETVLCPDPIIVCPDLPCKTGGGITSGHGPREPLAEEGNPSLVPTSLEGVANLLNSLSVSEQQYGVGVATMAYTAQRAKLAQGVERQQWTQLFIDSFKHVYGEIIGDPEKALGLC; from the exons atgcTGGGGTTAGAGGTCATCGTGCTCTGTCTTCTTTTTGGAGCCCTGACTCATGGACAGACAACAGAGTGTGGCA AGAAGAATGAATGCGCCATAGACGTGTACTTCACCATAGACACATCTGAGACCATTGCCCTGCAGGAGCCACCTGCTGGAGCGTTGGTGAAGAGCATCAAG acCTTCACTGAGCAGTTTGCAGATCGTTTAGAAGATGCTGACTACAGAGGTGCTATACAGATCAAGTGGAAGATCGGTGGACTGCACTTCTCCCAGAGAAGTGAAGTTTTCAGCACCATCGGATCAAAGACTGATTTCATCAAT GGTCTCAGAAATATCAATTACCTGGGTAAGGGCACCTACATCGACTGCGCCATCACCAACATGACCCATGAAATGCTGCGCTCGCCTTCAGACCCCAAGACCCTCCGATTTGCAGTGGTCATCACCGATGGCCACGTCACTGGAAACCCATGCGGGGGTATCAAAGTGGCAGCAGAAAAGGCACGCGACGAGGGCATCCGCATTTTTGTTGTGGCAGCATCCAAGAACGTTGATGAGACGGGGCTGAAGGAGATCGCCAACTCTCCAGCGTCAGTCTACAGGAGGGAATTCATGGCTGTGGATCTGAGCCAGGGCAGAGCCGACATACATCTCGAAACAATTAACCGTATCATCAAGACCATG gAACATCTGGCATATACGGAG tgttacagtgtgtcCTGTCTGGAAACACAAGGGCCTCCCGGTCCAAAAGGTCACAGAGGACAAAAA GGAGCTAAAGGAGACAATGGCGATCCAGGCCTGAAAGGAGAAAGAGGTCGCCCAGGAGACCCTGGTATTGAGGGTCCCATCGGTCAGCCTGGTGTCAAA GGAGAACCGGGTCTTAAAGGCGAGAAG GGAGAGATTGGAACTCAAGGAAAAAAG GGTGTGTCTGGTATCCCAGGACGCAATGGGACAGATGGACAGAAG GGTAAAATTGGACGGATCGGTGCTCCTGGCTGCAAAGGAGACCCAGGCGACAGA GGTCCCGATGGTCACCCTGGAGACGTTGGTGAACGTGGTCTCCCTGGATCTGAGGGACAAAAG GGAGATCCAGGACGCTCTGGAAAATCCGGTCCCCCTGGCCCATCTGGAGAGCCTGGACCAAAG GGAGAGAGTGGAAGTCCTGGATCACCTGGCCTCCCTGGAGAAAAAGGAACCCCA GGAACCTCAGGACGTCCAGGAGCCAGAGGAGAGATA GGGAGAAGAGGAGACTACGGACCAAAGGGTGGTCAAGGGCCAGATGGAGTTAAGGGAGAAAAG gGTGAAATGGGGCCAGAGGGCGCGAGAGGACTTCCAGGTGAATCAGGAAACAAAGGAACAAAG GGAGACAATGGTATGCCAGGCCCCAGAGGACCACCAGGGGCACCAGGAGAGCTTGGGAAAAAT GGTACCAGAGGTGACCCTGGTGATGCTGGGCCAAGAGGAAATCCTGGACCGCTTGGACCAAAG GGAGACCCTGGAAGACCTGGCTTCAGCTACCCTGGACCAAGAGGACCATCG GGTGAAAGAGGCGAGAAGGGCAATCGTGGACCTCGCGGCAGCAGGGGGGACTGTGGTCAAAAGGGTGAAGGTGGAGATTCAGGAACTCCAGGAGAGGCA GGTGACCCAGGGTCTCAGGGTGAACCTGGACTTAGAGGACCGAGAGGAGAGATCGGGCGTGAC GGAGATCCTGGCCCAGAGGGAGATCCCGGCCTCACT GAATGTGATGTCATGAACTACATCAGGGAAACATGTGGCTGCTGTG aCTGTGAGAAACGGTGCGGAGCCCTGGacattgtgtttgtgattgacagctcagAGTCAGTGGGTCTGACCAACTTCACGCTGGAGAAGAACTTTGTCATCAATACCATCAACAGACTGGGATCCCTTGCCAAAGACCCCCAGTCAGAGACAG GCACAAGGGTGGGAGTTGTTCAGTACAGTCACAGTGGAACCTTCCAGGCCATCCAGCTCAACGACCCCAAGATTGATTCACTGTCTGCTTTCaag GACGCAGTGAAGCGCTTGGAGTGGATTGCTGGAGGAACATGGACTCCATCTGCTCTGAAGTTCGCCTACGACAATCTGATCAGGGACAGCCGCAGAGCCAAAGCCAACGTCACTGTGGTGGTCATTACTGACGGACGCTTCGACCCCAGAGATGATGACACGCTGCTCACCTACCTCTGCAG TGCTCCCAATGTTGATGTGAGTGCCATCGGTATTGGAGACATGTTTGACCAGATTGAGGAGAATGAGAGTCTGAAGAGTATTGCCTGCCAGAAGGACGGCAGGGTGTTGGGCATGAGGCGCTTTGCAGACCTGGTGGCCGAGGAGTTCATCGACAAGATTGAGACCGTGCTCTGCCCAG ATCCCATTATTGTGTGCCCTGACCTTCCTTGTAAAACAG GAGGGGGTATCACCTCAGGGCATGGCCCCAGGGAGCCACTGGCTGAGGAAGGCAACCCCTCATTGGTCCCTACCTCTTTGGAGGGTGTGGCCAACCTGCTGAACAGCCTGAGCGTCAGCGAGCAGCAGTATGGGGTTGGCGTGGCAACCATGGCGTACACAGCCCAGAGAGCCAAACTCGCCCAGGGAGTGGAGAGGCAGCAGTGGACCCAGCTGTTCATCGACTCCTTCAAACATGTCTATGGAGAAATTATTGGGGACCCAGAGAAAGCCCTAGGACTTTGctaa
- the zgc:162816 gene encoding D-threo-3-hydroxyaspartate dehydratase: MEGEPISTLFTPALVVDVDKVKRNAQRMIERCKKLGVQLRPHMKTHKTLECADILTGGSRRCIVVSTLAEASFYADHGFDDILYAYCLPFDKVERCAALSERLDLFQVLLDHPDALEQLKKRPLRDGRLWHVWLKLDCMNGRAGVLHSEPEALRLAQAIAETAGVELTGVYAHCGNTYNCRGVEQIHAVAQETTNFTLQFMEKLKAVGITCKSSIGSTPSCSHPIKDMALLSEVHPGNYVFYDVQQSVIGSCSLEEVAVRVLTRVIGHCPHRNQLLIDCGWSGLSLDGGGKLPTGYAVIEGHPNLKLLSMTQEHGRVEPISGPLDYSKYPLGSLLTLIPYHSCATAMMHPVYHVHSEGSLLGKWTPTRGW, translated from the exons ATGGAGGGGGAGCCCATCTCCACGCTGTTTACTCCTGCTCTAGTGGTGGATGTGGACAAAGTGAAGAGAAATGCCCAGAGGATGATTGAACGTTGTAAGAAGCTGGGAGTCCAGCTTCGCCCTCACATGAAGACCCACAAAACCCT TGAGTGTGCTGACATACTGACGGGTGGATCACGGAGGTGCATCGTGGTTTCCACGCTGGCAGAGGCCAGTTTCTATGCCGACCACGGATTTGATGACATCCTCTATGCTTATTGTCTTCCCTTTGATAAG gtggagCGTTGTGCAGCCCTGTCAGAGCGGCTTGATCTCTTCCAAGTTTTATTGGATCATCCTGATGCTCTGGAGCAGCTCAAAAAGAGACCACTGAGAGACGGTCGGCTGTGGCACGTTTGGCTGAAACTCGACTGCATGAACGGGAGAG CTGGTGTCCTGCACTCAGAACCCGAGGCGCTCAGATTGGCACAGGCCATCGCTGAGACGGCAGGCGTGGAGCTGACAGGAGTGTACGCTCACTGTGGGAACACCTATAACTGCAGAGGAGTAGAGCAAATACATGCCGTTGCCCAGGAAACCACCAATTTTACTCTGCAGTTCAtggaaaa ATTGAAGGCTGTTGGCATCACCTGTAAGTCCAGCATCGGCTCCACTCCGTCCTGTAGTCACCCCATCAAAGACATGGCGCTGCTCAGCGAGGTGCATCCGGGAAACTACGTCTTCTATG ATGTGCAGCAGTCTGTGATTGGCTCATGCAGTCTGGAGGAAGTAGCTGTGCGGGTTTTGACAAGAGTCATTGGGCACTGTCCTCACAGGAACCAGCTCCTGATTGACTGTGGATGGTCTGGATTAAG TTTGGACGGAGGTGGAAAACTTCCCACTGGATACGCTGTGATCGAAGGACACCCAAACCTCAA GTTGTTGTCCATGACCCAGGAGCACGGGAGAGTGGAGCCCATCTCAGGACCTCTGGATTACAGCAAATACCCTCTGGGCTCTCTGCTCACACTGATCCCATACCAT TCGTGTGCAACAGCGATGATGCATCCTGTGTATCATGTGCACTCTGAGGGCAGTCTGCTGGGGAAGTGGACGCCAACACGTGGATGGTGA
- the orc2 gene encoding origin recognition complex subunit 2, with protein sequence MILCLCSPGAILTLSDMSVLEVKFIGDGDVLEHIVDKQEGVQSNSGSVQRMVTFKSPAGRRAREGAEHDGCDDENGVLDEQNYVQALGTYNTEEDDEGLSRVAGSSIFTFQKNKRAHSMAQTASELARTPGKNVTFSTAPNTEPCTPTRTGRNHRGESRTPQRSKKVRFVSTTPHRLRKRMTTPSLRSDSDSELSPSDSGEEEEEDEDGMEEEQKVKKEDKENLKTPRTPSKGLSAALYKTPAKKSKNTSESLNQPTMIEEYFEAHSSSKVLTSDRTLERLHTPKLDRETLVQLLEGKLPCYSKEIQQLHNKHRKHFSKWMLQLQLGFSVLVYGLGSKKALLEDFRVSHLSQEIHLVVNGFFPSITLKSILNALTCEALEYQGSFRTPSDQIQYISQTLKDSPDLHVYLLIHNIDGAMLRGEKTQSALGQLASLPNLHLVASIDHIHGPLVWDQFKQSQFNWLWWECVTFQHYAEETSYENSLLVQQTGALALSSLTHVLRSLTSNARGIFKLLVKFQLENRDNPSYAGLSFQDFYQRCREAFLVNSDLTLRTQLTEFRDHKLIRTRKGADGVEYLIVPVDTNTLTDFLENEEGD encoded by the exons ATGATACTTTGTTTATGTTCTCCTGGAGCGATATTGACCCTATCAG ACATGAGTGTGCTGGAAGTGAAGTTCATTGGGGATGGAGATGTTCTGGAGCACATCGTGGACAAACAGGAGG GTGTGCAGAGCAACTCTGGGTCTGTTCAGAGGATGGTGACGTTTAAGAGCCCAGCTGGACGACGGGCCAGAGAGGGAGCAGAGCATGATGGTTGTGATGATGAAAATGGAGTCCTTGATGAGCAGAACTATGTCCAAGCTTTGGGAACATACAATACAGAAG AAGATGATGAGGGTTTGTCCAGAGTGGCAGGATCCTCAATTTTCacttttcagaaaaacaaacgTGCCCACAGCATGGCCCAGACTG CAAGTGAGTTAGCACGGACGCCTGGGAAAAACGTGACCTTCAGCACAGCCCCGAACACTGAACCATGCACTCCCACCCGAACAGGCCGCA ACCACAGAGGTGAAAGCAGGACACCACAGAGG AGCAAAAAGGTGCGGTTTGTCTCTACTACACCCCACAGGCTCAGGAAAAGAATGACAA CTCCAAGCCTCCGGTCAGACAGCGACAGTGAGCTGTCACCCTCAGACTctggggaagaggaggaggaggatgaagatgggatggaggaagagcagaaagTGAAGAAAGAGGACAAGGAGAACCTAAAGACCCCAAGAACGCCTAGTAAAGGTTTATCTGCAGCTCTCTACAAGACTCCCGCCAAAAAGAGCAAGAACACCTCTGAATCCCTCAACCAGCCCACTATGATTGAGGAGTACTTTGAGGCCCACAGCAGTTCAAAAGTCTTAACATCAGACCGCACACTCGAGCGTTTACACACCCCTAAACTCGACAGG GAGACGCTGGTCCAGCTTTTAGAAGGAAAACTGCCCTGCTACTCGAAAGAGATCCAGCAGCtccacaacaaacacagaaagcaCTTTAGCAAATGGatgttacagttaca gttgGGGTTCAGTGTGCTGGTCTACGGTTTAGGCAGCAAAAAAGCTCTGCTGGAGGACTTCCGTGTGTCTCACTTGTCTCAAGAAATCCACCTCGTGGTCAATGGATTCTTCCCCTCTATCACTCTGAAATCG ATTTTAAATGCTCTGACGTGTGAGGCTTTAGAGTACCAGGGAAGTTTCCGAACCCCCTCTGACCAGATCCAGTACATCTCTCAGACCCTTAAAGACA GTCCAGATCTCCATGTGTACCTGCTAATCCATAATATCGATGGAGCAATGCTGCGAGGAGAAAAGACCCAGAGTGCACTGGGGCAGCTTGCATCCCTGCCCAACCTTCACTTGGTGGCTTCTATCGACCACATCCATGGTCCACTGG TGTGGGACCAGTTCAAGCAGAGCCAGTTTAACTGGTTGTGGTGGGAGTGTGTGACGTTCCAGCACTACGCAGAAGAGACGTCGTATGAAAACTCTCTCCTGGTGCAGCAGACTGGCGCTCTTGCTCTGTCCTCCCTTACACACGTGCTGCGCAGCTTGACATCCAATGCAAG AGGAATTTTCAAACTGCTGGTGAAATTTCAGCTGGAAAACAGAGACAATCCTTCATACGCAG GATTGTCCTTCCAAGATTTCTACCAGCGTTGTCGAGAGGCGTTCTTGGTGAACTCTGACCTCACACTGAGGACTCAGCTGACTGAGTTCAGAGACCACAAACTCATACGAACACGCAAG GGTGCAGATGGAGTGGAGTACCTGATCGTCCCTGTGGACACCAACACACTGACGGATTTCCTGGAGAACGAGGAGGGTGACTGA
- the cfap410 gene encoding cilia and flagella associated protein 410, producing MKLTRKLVLAKAKASDLDSVKKLNCWGCNLTDISIFSQMPNIEVLTLSVNSILSLSPLAGCLSLCELYLRRNMIPSLSELSHLRPLTRLRVLWLAENPCCGTDSSQYRLTVLRCLPRLQKLDNQVVTEDEIALALMEGEEVTTPPSTVQNQPSANGHPDAETENDPLNYNMEETNKIREELGMKPLSRDKFPSLSSPSTRETRLSMRKTHTLDAVLLLLRDLDEEELHVVHTATQNRLQNYTLDSGESLHTQKTADIQH from the exons ATGAAGCTGACACGTAAACTGGTTCTCGCTAAGGCTAAGGCCTCCGACTTGGATAGCGTGAAGAAACTGAACTGCTG GGGATGCAACCTGACTGAT ATTTCCATCTTCTCTCAAATGCCCAACATCGAGGTGCTGACACTGAG tGTCAACAGCatattgtctctctctcctctggctgGCTGCCTGTCTCTGTGTGAGCTCTACCTGAGAAGGAACATGATCCCTTCACTCTCTGAGCTCTCTCATTTGCGTCCGTTGACGCGCCTCAGAGTTCTCTGGTTAGCTGAAAACCCTTGTTGTGGAACTGACTCCAGCCAGTATCGCCTCACTGTGCTGCGCTGCCTGCCTCGCCTCCAGAAGCTAGACAACCAAg tagTGACAGAGGATGAGATTGCATTGGCTCTCATGGAGGGTGAAGAGGTCACCACACCCCCAAGCACTGTCCAGAACCAGCCTTCTGCTAATGGTCATCCAGACGCAGAGACAGAGAATGACCCGCTCAATTATAACATGGAGGAGACCAA TAAAATCCGGGAAGAGTTGGGGATGAAACCCCTTTCCAGAGACAAGttcccctctctttcttctccgtCAACCAGAGAAACCAGACTATCTATGAGAAAG acacacactcttgatgcagtgctgctgctgctgagggaTTTGGATGAAGAGGAGCTACATGTTGTACACACAGCTACGCAGAACAGACTCCAGAATTACACACTGGACTCTGGAGAAtcactacacacacagaaaactgcTGACATccaacactga
- the rpl37a gene encoding 60S ribosomal protein L37a yields MAKRTKKVGIVGKYGTRYGASLRKMVKKIEISQHAKYTCSFCGKTKMKRRAVGIWHCGSCMKTVAGGAWTYNTTSAVTVKSAIRRLKELKDQ; encoded by the exons ATG GCCAAACGCACCAAGAAGGTGGGGATCGTCGGTAAATACGGCACGCGTTATGGCGCGTCGCTGAGGAAGATGGTCAAGAAAATTGAAATCTCCCAGCACGCTAAGTACACCTGCTCATTCTGTGGCAAG AccaagatgaagaggagggcTGTGGGTATCTGGCACTGTGGGTCCTGCATGAAGACCGTGGCTGGAGGAGCCTGGACGTACAA cACAACTTCTGCTGTCACAGTAAAGTCTGCAATCAGGAGGCTGAAGGAGCTGAAGGACCAGTAA